From Campylobacter showae:
GCTACCTCTTCGCGCTCGAGCAGGTCGTCGATGACTGGTTTACCATCGGTAAAAGCCTTCATGCAGACTTCGTAAACGATCTCGTGAGCACTCATCCTGCCTAGCTTTTCGCCCAGATGCAGCATCACGGCTTCGCTTAGCATTGCGCCCTTTAGCGCGCCCAAATTTCGCTTCATGTTTTGCGGATAGACGATGAGATTTTCTAGGATGTCGTTTATCTTTTCAAGCGCGCCTGCAAGGTGGATGGATGACTTTGGTATCGCGTCCCACTCGACTGCTTCGCACCCCCAGTCGCGCTCGTTTTCGCATTCCATAGCCTCCACCATCAAAGGAGCCTGAGCACGCACAATCTTAGTCAGTGCGATGACGCCCTCGCAGACCTGAGGATTGCGCTTATGCGGCATCGTAGAGCTACCGACTTTGCCCATAAAAAACGGCTCTTCAACCTCACAAATCTCGGTGCGCTGGAGGCTTAAGATCTCTCGCGCTATACGCCCGATCGTGCCTGCGATGATGGCTAGCGTCGAGACATACTCGGCCATGTGGTCGCGGCTAGGGTGCCATGAAATCACCGGTACGTTTAGCCCCAGATCATCCATCATTAGCTTTTGCATCTCCAGCCCCTTGCCTTCTTGCGATGCTAGCGTGCCAACGGCGCCTGAGAGCTGTCCTACTAGTACGCGAGGAGCGATTTCCTTTAGCCTATCTAGGCTACGCCTAATCTTCTGTGCCCACATCGCCGTTTTGAAGCCAAACGTGATAGGTAGCGCGTGAATAACGTGCGTGCGA
This genomic window contains:
- the purB gene encoding adenylosuccinate lyase; its protein translation is MTSGTLDSRVFRVMFVSEDMRKIFSDENKVQKWLDTEAALARAQAKLGIIEPRRAEQITKFARAELVDLDAIGENYKSSITIVPLLKEFKKVFDDDSGEFVHWGATSQDIMDNGMVLQIREAIALLKKLLEKTYDETLKISEKYKNTVMAGRTHVIHALPITFGFKTAMWAQKIRRSLDRLKEIAPRVLVGQLSGAVGTLASQEGKGLEMQKLMMDDLGLNVPVISWHPSRDHMAEYVSTLAIIAGTIGRIAREILSLQRTEICEVEEPFFMGKVGSSTMPHKRNPQVCEGVIALTKIVRAQAPLMVEAMECENERDWGCEAVEWDAIPKSSIHLAGALEKINDILENLIVYPQNMKRNLGALKGAMLSEAVMLHLGEKLGRMSAHEIVYEVCMKAFTDGKPVIDDLLEREEVAKHFTRVQLEEIMDPEKYVGLNATFVDRVIEDSKSYVK